The stretch of DNA AATGACCTTCGATCTCGCAGATTCTGGTCAAGTAGAAAGCATGACATTGCATCAGAATGGACAAAATATGCCTGCAAAGAAAATTGAATAAAATGGTATGTGAATAGTGTGGATTTGTGAAAATGCTTTTGTCATTTAAGGTTTTTGCATCAACACGGTTGATTCACGCCAAAAAACACATAACACATTTCCTCTTTGCTGTAACTAAATCAACTTATTGTTAGTTGGTGTTTGAAAATTTTAGAGTTGAAGATAGTCTACAATGACCTCCTTAATAGGGTTTAGTAATTATTATATGGAACGCATCAACCGTGTTGATGCTCCTTAAAAAATCATTTTATCTCGTCAAAATAAAACTTAATTACATCTTGACTTTTTCCACCCCATTTTGCATCTTCTTCTAAGTCACTTTTTTATAACCATTCAACACTTAATCATTTGAAGAAAACTAGTTTTATAATACTGCTTCCGGAGGAAATTATATGAAACCAAAGAAATTTATCTCATTACTCGTGTTTGCAATTGTTGTCTTTTACAAATGTGCAATCTTTCCATGCACAAAAGATTAATTGAAATCAATAAATTCAAAGCTAATATCAAAGGAGATTAAAAATGAAACCCATTCGTATATCAGTCATTTCGTTTTTCATCATTGCTTTTTTTACTATTGCTGTACACGCCCAGGATACTATTCGATTCGTTCCAAAAATTGGTTATCAGGCATTCAAGGTTCGGGAACCCGTATTGAAGCTTAAACCCGGAGATATCCTGGTTAGTAACACGTTGATGGGGCCCTATTATACCGAAGAAGGCGGGGCATGGCCGGGAGAAGTCGGACCTATACTAATCGAAGGTGCAACCACTAAAGATCAACTTGTCATTAAACTCATTAAAATACGCCCCAACCACGATTTAGCGCCTGCACGAATCAATCCTAATTTTGGTGGATTGGCTAGTGATATCCGGGTTCGAATGCTCAACCCTAAAATTCCTAGCAGTCGCTATCTTTGGCGAATCAATAAAGATAGAAATATGGGATCGTTAGATTTACCTAAAAGTAAACTCAAGAAAATTGAAGTACCACTCAAACCCATGTTGGGTCGCGTTGCTGTGGCGCCAAAAGGAGAAGAGTCATTTCCCGGATTGTGGCCCGGCGATTTCGGCGGCAATATGGATGCCCCTGAGATTCGCGAAGGTGTGACGGTTTACCTGCCGATTTTTCATGACGGCGCTTACTTT from candidate division KSB1 bacterium encodes:
- a CDS encoding acetamidase/formamidase family protein translates to MKPIRISVISFFIIAFFTIAVHAQDTIRFVPKIGYQAFKVREPVLKLKPGDILVSNTLMGPYYTEEGGAWPGEVGPILIEGATTKDQLVIKLIKIRPNHDLAPARINPNFGGLASDIRVRMLNPKIPSSRYLWRINKDRNMGSLDLPKSKLKKIEVPLKPMLGRVAVAPKGEESFPGLWPGDFGGNMDAPEIREGVTVYLPIFHDGAYFYFGDGHALQGHGEIAGTGLETTMDVILQFDLIKNKPIDWPRIEDEEYIMVAGSARPLIDAFRLAHVELIEWLVDDYGFDKWEAYQVLSQVGTSTVSNIVDPLYTVVAKFPKKYLPE